The Gemmatimonadota bacterium DH-78 region CCACGCTCGGCGACACCCCGACCGCCCGCCGCGCCGCGACCGTGCTCACCGTGCACAACGCGGGCTACCAGGGGCATTTCGGGCACGACGTGCTGCGCGAACTCGGACTCTCCCCCTCGCTCTTCGACTGGCGATGGATGGAGTGGTACGACAAGGTCAACGTGCTCAAGGGCGGGATCGCCTTCTCCGACATGGTCACCACGGTCAGCCCGAGCCATGCGCGGGAGCTGTGCACTCCCGACGGAGGGTTCGGACTCCACGCCGTCTTCTCCCACCTGGGCGACCGACTCGTCGGGGTGCTCAACGGCATCGACCAGGGCGTGTGGGACCCCACCCGGGACCCGCAGATCGCCGCCCCCTTCAGCGCCGACGACCTCGCGGGCAAGGCGCAGTGCAAGGCGTGGCTGCAGGAGGCGCTGCACCTGCCGGTCGACCCGTCGATCCCGCTCTTCGGGATGGTGGCGCGGGTGGTGCAGCAGAAGGGGTTCGACATCGTGCTCGGGTCGCGCGCGATGGGGCGGATCCCCGCGCAGTTCCTCTTCGTGGGGGAGGGCGACCCGCGATACCAGGACGCCCTCGCCCGGGTGGCGGCTCGACATCGCTCGCGGGTGGCCACCCGCTTCGAGTTCACCGAGCGCCGGGAGCACCGCATGATCGCCGGGTGCGACGCCCTGCTCATGCCCTCGCAGTACGAACCGTGCGGCCTCACGCAGATGCGGTCGCAGCGCTACGGCACGCTGCCGGTGGTGCGCTCGGTCGGCGGCCTCGCCGACACCGTCGACGACGAGGTGAACGGCTTCCGCTTCGACGCCTACACCGCCGACGCCCTCGACGAGGCGCTGGTGCGCGCCACCGAGCGCTACGCCGACAAGGCCCGCTGGGAGGGGATGATGCGCACCGCCATGGCCCACGACTTCAGCTGGCCCGTGCGGGTGCGGCAGTACGACGAGGTGTACCGGCGGGCACTCGCGCGCGCGGGCTGACGGCCGGCAGCGCGTCAGAAGCGCAGCCCGGCCCTGAGTACGAGGCGCGTATCGTGGCCGGCCATGCGTTCACCGGTGGCCTCGCCGAAGAGGTCGAAGCCGACCACACCCAGTCGCAGGCCGAAGCCGAGGAGGCTGGTGCGCCGCGATTCGTCGGGCAGAGGCGCGCGATCGCGCACGCCCACACCCGCCACGAGGTAGGGGCGGAGAATCGGGGCCGGCACCTCCATCGAGGCGTGCAGCGCCAGGGCGCGGTCGTGGCACGACACCCCCGGCTGCGCGCAGCGAGGGCGGTACCAGTCGGCCACCCCGACCAGCGCCACCGGCCCCAGCGCCACCCCACCTCGGGCGCCGAAGCCCGATCCTCCGCCGTCGGCCGCGGGTGAGGTGGAATGGTGCACTCCCACCACCCACTGGGCCTGGAGGGATCCCGCACCCGCGAGGAGTCCGATCAGCGCCGCGAACACCGCGACCGAACCCCGGATCACGGGAGCTACGCTCCGTCGTCGAGGATCTCGATGCGATCCTCGGCGTTGGGTACCACGCACAGGAACTCGAAGGGCGTGTCGCCCTCCGCCCGATACGAATGGGGGACTCCGGCCGGAATGTAGACCACGTCGTCGGCCGAGACGGTGAAGGTCTCCTCGCCGATCACCACGGTGGCGCGTCCCCGCAGCACGTACTGCTCGTGCTCCACGGCGTTGGTGTGCCGGGGCATGCCGCCGCCCGGCTGCATGATGAACCGACGGAGAGCGAAGTTCGGCCCGGTCTCGGGCCCGATGAGCACCTGACGTTCGGTGCCCGACCCCGCGGAGACGGGATCGCGCGCGATGTCGGCGGCGTGACGAACGGCCATGACGGCTCCTGCATGAGAAGAGTGGACTCTCTGTTGAGAATCGCCGGTTCCGGGCGCTCGCGGCAAGCGTCTCGATGCGGCGAGGGCGCGGTCCGAGGGGTCAGCGACGCCGCACCCGGGCCACCACCGGCAGATGGTCGGAGCCCACGTCGTCGGCCACCCGCACCTCCACCACCCGCCAGCCGGGATCGAGCAGAACGTGATCGATGCGGGCGCGGATCCAGCCGTTCGGTCGGGTGCCCCCCAGCCCCCGGCCACGCGCGTCGAAGGCGTTGGTCCAGTCGCTCCACGCCGAGCGGTAGATCCGGCTCTCCGGCGGCGTATTGAAGTCGCCGGCCACGATGTGGGGCCCGTCGAGGCCGTCCACCCAGCGGCGGGCGGCCTGCAGTTCGATGCTGCGGAGGAACGACTTCTCTTCGAGGGGGGCGATGGCCTCGGCCACCTGCCCCTGGCGCACCAGCTCCAGCCCCTCGCGCTGGGTCTCGAGGTGCAGGTTCGTGACGGTCAGCGACTCGTCGTACCACCCCAGGCGGTAGCTCCACACGAGCCCCGCGCCACCGGCGAAACGGAAGGCCTCGCGCTCCATCTGCGACACCTGCTGCAGCTCGAGGCGCGTGACCATGCACAGCCCGGTCGCGGCGTGGACGTCCACGGGAGAGTGGTCGCCTTCCAGGGCGAGGATCTGCTCCCGCAACGGCCCCGAGCACTCCTGAAACAGCACCACGTCGGCGTTCCAGTCGGCGAGCATCTCGGTGAGCGGGGGCAGATCGTCACCCCCGCGCGCGTTGAGCGAAGCCACCGTCAAGGTGGGCCCGTCGCCGGTGGGAAGCAGCGCGCGGATCCCGCTCCGGAGCCCGACCAGCGGACCCGCCCCCACGAGCAGGGCGAGAAGCAGGGGTGCGACGAGAGCCCGGTCGCGCCAGAGCGCCCACGGGACGAGCACGGCGGCGGGCACCAGCAGCACCCAGCGGGGCCCGAAGAGCAGAATGGTGGCCGGCCACCAGACGTCGGCGAAGCCCCAGAGCAGCAGCGTCGCGACGAGCACCACCGCGATCCAGCCCACGGCGAGGCCGTGCCCCACGCGGTCGACGGCGCGCTCGCCCGACGGGCGCAGCAGTTCGCGCGCACCGGCGAGCACCCGGCGCCAACGCCACGGGTCGACCGGGGCTCCGCACCGCGGGCAGCGCGCCGCGGCGAAGAACCGTCGACCGCCGGCGAGCCGAACCCGGTGGCCTTCGCCGGAGCAGCGTACGATGGGTGCGCGGTTTCGCATGCACGAAGAATCGGCGGATCCGGGCGCAGATCAACCGTCGTGCACCCTCCGCGCCACCTCTCGGGGTCGCCGGGCCCGGCGCATGCGGGCCACCAGACGCCCGGCTTCAGTCGGCCCTGAGCGCCCGCACGGCGTCGATGCGTGCGGCCCGCCGGGCGGGGATCCAGGTGGCGACGGTAGCGATCACCGCGAAGCCGGCTACGACGGTGAGATAGGTGACCGGGTCGCTCGGCGGCACCTCGTAGAGCAGCGAGGCGAGGAACCGCGACAACACGAGCGCGCCGCCCACCCCCACCGCCAGTCCGACCGCGACCATCACAGCGCCCTGGCGGAGGAGGAGCGCCACCACCTCGCCGCCCCTCGCCCCCAGCGCCATGCGCACCCCGATCTCCCGTACCCGGCGGGTGACCCCGAAGGCCACCACCCCGTAGATGCCGATCGCCGCCAGCAGGAGAGCGACGAGCGAGAAGACGCCCATGAGCAGGACGGTGAAGCGCGGCTGAGAGACCGCGGCGGCCTTGATGTCGTCGATGGTGCGGACCTCGGCCACGGCCAGGGTGGGGTCGAGCCGGCGCACGAGGTCGCGCACCGGGGCCGCCATCGCCGCCGGGTCGCTCGCCGTGCGGATCACGTAGCGCAGCGAGTTGGGTCGTCCCCCGCCCGACGCGACGCTCCACTGGGCGAGGGGCACGTAGAACTTCCGCTTGATCTCGGCGGTGAGTCCGTTGTGCGTGACGTCGCCCGCCACGCCCACCACGGTCATCCAGGCCGGCTCGTCGGCTCCGGTCCGCATCGCCACGCGCCGCCCGATCGGATCCCGTCCATCGGGCCAGAAGTGGCGCACGAAGGCCTCGTTGACCACCACCACCCCGGCCGCGGTCTCGTCGTCGCCCTCCTCGAAGCCGCGTCCGGCCACGAGCGGAATGTCCATGATCTCGAAGTACCCGGGCGCCGCGATCTGCCAGTCGCCGTTCATGGGCAGCCCCGGCGCGGGATCGTAGGCCTCGAGGGCCAGCCCCCAGTCGCCGATCTGCGAGGCGAGCGGCAGGATCCGGGCCGCCGCCACCCGCTCCACGCCGGCCAGTTCGCCGATCGACCGCATGGCCTCGCGGTGGAAGGCGAGGGCGTCTTCGGGGGTGGGGTAGGTGGTGCCGGGCAGACTCACCGCCAGCGACAGCACCCGCGACCCGTCGAACCCGGTATCGATCGACGCCAGGCGGTCGAAGGTGCGCACCATCAGTCCGGCTCCGATCACCAGGATCACGGCCAGTGCCATCTCGAAGGCCACCAGGGCCCCCTGCCAGCGACTCGTGCCTCCCCCGCTCCGGCCGTCCATGCGGTCGCGGATCCCGGGCCGTGCCGCCTGGATGGCCGGCACCAGTCCGAAGAGCAGCACGGTGCCGATCGTGGCCGCGAGCGAGAAGGCCACCACCACACCGTCGATGCCCACCTCGTCGATGCGTGGCAGCGATCCCGGGTCGAGGCGTCGGAAGACGGCGATTCCGCCCCACGCCAGCAGCAATCCGAGTCCCCCGCCCACCGCCGCCAGCACCGCGCTCTCGGTGAGGAGCTGGCGCACGATCCGGCGCCGCCCGGCGCCGAGCGCGGCCCGCACGGCCAGTTCGGAGGCGCGCGATCGCGCGCGGGTCAGATGGAGGTTGGCGACGTTCGCGCAGGCGATCAGGAGCACGAAGGCCACGGTGCCGAGCAGGGCGAGCACCGCCGGACGCAGCGTGCCCACGATGTCGTCGGCGGCGGTCCGCACGATCGGCGCGAACGACAGCTCCGGTGGGTAGGCGTCGAACTCGGTGCGCAATCGGTCGATCACCCGGTGCACCTCGGCCCGCGCCGCCTCGGGCGTCACTCCCGCCCGCAGCCGCGCGGCGCCGTAGAGGAAATGGGAGCCGCCGCCCTGGGGGAACGAGGTGGGCACGTCGCGCACGAGACCCATCGGGAAGTAGACGTCGGTGACGGCCCCGGTGCCGTAGTCGGTGGGCAGCCGGAACCCCTCGGGCAGCACCCCGACGATCTCGCGACTGCGCCCGTTCACATCCACGCTGCGCCCGACGATCGCCGGATCTCCCGCATAGCGCCGCATCCACGCCTCGTGCGAGATCACGATGGTTTCGGCGGGGCCGTCGTCCGCGACGAGCCCCTCCGCTTCGGTGAAGAACCGGCCCGCGGCCATCTCGATCCCGAACACCTCGTCGAGGTCGTGGGTGGCCATGGCTCCCGCCACCCGCTCGGGGTTGTCGGCGCTCGAGAAGTTGACGTTGGTGCCACCCCAGACGGCCAGGTCGTCGAACGACTCGACCATGCTCGCGTACGCCTGTGCCTCGCTCTCGGAGAGCCAGGTCTCGTCGAAGCCGCGCCAGGAGCTCCACAGCGTCACGACCCGATCGGGCTCGCCGTAGGGCAGCGGACGGAGCAGCACGGAGTTGACGACCCCGAAGATCGCCGAGGTCGATCCGATGCCGACGGCCAGGGTGAGCACCGCCAACAGCGTGAACCCGGGCGACCGGGCCAGCGTTCGTACCGCGAAAGCGAGATCCTGCCGCACACCGTCCATGTTCCCATCCCCTCCTCCCCCGAGTTCACCCGCGGCCCGCGCCTGGCGCCACGCATCGGGCGCGGCACGGACCGAATCGATCACCGTCTCCGTCCAGAACCGGAGTCCCCCTCGCCACCCCCGGTGCCGCGCCTCCGCCCGCCGCTCCCGCAGCACCTCGAGCAGATCGGGCCCGAACCGCCGGCGGAACGACGGCGGGTAGAGGCCCAGCAGGAGTCGGTGCAGGCGCACGCGACGTCACCCGCCCCGAGACAGGGTGGCCCGCGCCCGATCGACGAAGGCCCCCCAGCGCTCCACCTCCGCGCGCAGCGCCGACAGTCCGAGCGGGGTGAGGTCGTAGTACTTGCGCTGGCGCTGGTCTTCTTCGGAGGGCGCGCGCTCGTCCGACTCGACGATCAGCCCGAGCGTCTCGGCCCGCTGGATCGTGGTGTAGAGCGTGCCCGGGCCCATCCGAACCACGCCGTCGGTGTGGTCTTCCACCCACTTCATCACGGCGTACCCGTGGCGCTCGCCCTCCTGGAGGGCCATCAGCAGGTGGAGCAGACTCCGCGAGAGCGGCAGTACCGGGTCGAGCGCGGCATCGGACATCGGGACACCCTGTCGAAGTTCGTCATATCGGACTTCGATATGTTGGGCGCATGAGGGGGGGCCGTCAAGGAGAAACCCTCGGCGGCCCGCCCGCCGTCAGTTCGACGTCAGCCGGGTCATCAGCACCGCCGCCCGCTTCGCCGCGGCCTCGAGCGAACGCAGATCCACCGACTCGTCGACCGTGTGCGACCCGCGGCCGTCCGGTCCGAGCCCATCGAGTCCGGCGTCGATCACCGACGCCACGAACGAGATGTCCGCCGCGCCACGCCGGCCCGGATCGAAGGCCTCCACCGGGCCCTCGCCGAGATCGACGCTCACGCCGCTGAGCACCTCGAGCAGATCGCGGTTCGCCTGCGTGGGCGGCATCGAGGGGTAGCCCTCCCCGAAGGTGATGCGGGCGGAGGTGCCCGGCAGCGAGCGAGCCACGATCTGGCGCATCTTCTCCCGCGTGCGTTCGAGCTGCTCGTCGGTGATGGTGCGGATGTCGCCGGTCACGATCGCCACCGGAGGAACCACGTTGGTCTTGCCGAAGGCCGATCCCCGGGCGGTGACGTCGTCCCACTCGGCCTCGGTGCCGCCCACGATGGTCGAGGCGTTGAAGGTGAGGTTCTCCTCGCCCCGGATCTCGGAGTAGAAGTCCTCGAGGATCCGCGCCGCCTCGTAGATGGCTCCCGCGCCCACGAAGTCGGAGAACACGCCCGAGGAGTGGGCGGTGGTGGCCGTGATCTCCAGCTTCCACGAGCTCGAACTGCGCCGTGCGATCACCCCGAGTCCGGGCGTGCCGCCCTCGAAGCCGAGGGCGACGTCGGCCTCCACCCCCGCCTCCACCAGCGCGCGACGCGCCTCGGCGACCGGGCTTCCGGGCCGCTCCTCGTCGCCCGTCATCACCACCGTGATGGCCGCCCCGTCGAGGGTACCCGCGGCGTGCATCGCCTCCAGCGCCGACCAGATCACCACGTCGCCGCCCTTCATGTCGGCGGCTCCCGGACCCCGCGCGATGGAGTCGTCGAGCATCTCCCACCGCTGGAAGGGGCTGTCCTCCTCGAACACCGTGTCGAGATGGCCGATCAGCAGCAGGTGGCGACCCCGATCTCCCGCGCGGCGTGCCACGAGGTGCCCGCCCCGATTCTCCACTGCGGGCACCACGTACTCCACCTCGAAGCCCAGGGCTTCGAACCGCGGAGCGAGCACGTCGTACACGGCGCGCTGCCCCGCCGCGTTGAGGGTGCCGCTGTTGATGTTCACGATCGTCTCGAGCAGGGCGATCGCCTCGGGCTGGTTGGCCTCGACCGCCTCGACGAGACGCTGCTCCGTGGAGGTCAACTGCCCGGTGCCGGGCGACGGAGTGAAGAGGGCGAGGGCGAGGGCGAGCGGGATCGCGGCGAGGTTCTTCACGGGACTCCAGGAGTGCGGGGGGAGACGTCCGGGCATCGGCTCCACGCTACGCCGGGTCCGGCCCCGCCTCAAGCGGAACCGTGCGTACCCGTCGATCCTCGCGACTCCGGGGGCGAGGCTCGCCCAGCCGCGATCCGGCCCACCGCCAGCCCCCCGAGCAGCGCCACCGGCATGAAGAAGAGGGGCACGATCACCAGTTCGAGTCCGTGCGGGAATCCGGGGAAGGCCCGCCCGGGCAGGTACAGGGGCCAGACGGTCGCGTTCGCCCATGTCAGGAGCAGGAGCGCGGGCACGAGTCCCATCCAGGCGGCCCGGGGCAGCCAGGCACCGAGCGGGTCGCGTCGACGCAGGAGCACGATCAGCCCGATGTAGACGAGCAGGGGCAGCAGGGCGAGCACCGCGGGGGTGATCAGATTGGGTCGGCCGCTCATCTGAGCGGTCATGGCCGCCACCGCCTCGCCCGGGCCCAGTCCCGCCCCGAGGGCGACCGCCAGGTACGAGACCGGCGGAATCACGACCGGCGCGAGGAGAGCCGTCGCGAGAAACCGCGTCGAGGGCGCGCGGCTCGCGGGGGTGGGCACCGGCTCCATCGACGACTCCATGGCGGCTCCAGGGTCGTAGGGGGTGGGGATCGACCCGCTCAGGGTACCGCCCGCAGGCCTCGGGGGCGAGCGCGGACGCTTCGCCCCCCCGGTGCGCGGCGCGGGAGCACCGTCTACCATTCCGGCATGACCTCTTCGACGCCCCCGGGGCACACGCCCCCCCGATCCATCGTGCCCGTGGTGGCCGCCGTCGTCGAGCGAGAGGGGCGGTACCTGGTGGGCCGACGCCCAGCGCACAAGCGTCACGGCGATCTCTGGGAGTTTCCCGGCGGAAAGCTCGAGCCCGACGAGTCGTGGGCGTCGGGCGCCTCTCGCGAGCTCGACGAGGAACTCGGCGTCGTCGTCGCGTCGCTCGGCGCCACCCTCTTCGAGCGCCGCGATGCGGGCTCCCCCTACGTCATCCGCTTCGTCGAGACGGAGATCCGGGGCACGCCCCGCCCTCTGGAGCACTCCGAGGTGGGCTGGTTCACCCTCGACGAGTTGGAGGCCATGCCGCTGGCCCCTTCCGATGCCGCCTTCGTGCGTCACCGAAGAGCCCGCGCGGGCTCCACGTAACGAGATCCTTGCGTCCAGCCCTCACGCGCATTTAAGGATCGCTCGTCACGGAGTTCCCTCCCCCCTTCCCCGGACTCGCATGAAGACCGTGCTCCGCATCGTGGCTGGACTCGCCCTGCTTCTCCTCGTGGTGGTGGTCGGCGGTTATCTCTGGGCCTCGCGGGCCACCGCGTCGACGCTCGCTCGCACGATCGACACCCACGCGGTCGACTTTCCGATCCCCTGGCCCGACGTGGGGCCGGGGGGAGAGCTCGGAGACTCCGCCGCGGCGTCGGTCGACCCGAGGCAGGCCGCGCTGGAGCGGGGAGCGCACCTCGTTCGGGCGCGCTACCCCTGCGCCGACTGCCACGGCGAGAACCTCGGCGGCGGCGTGATGATGGATGCCATGCCGGTGGCGCAGGCGTTCGGTCCGAACCTCACCCTCGGCGAGGGCGGAGTGACCCGTGATTACGGGCCGTCCGACTGGGACCGCGCGGTGCGGCACGGGGTCGGCACCGACGGGCGACCGCTCGCGATGCCCGCCGTGGAGTTTCGGTCGATGTCCGACCAGGAACTCGCCGACATCGTCACCTACATCCGGTCGCTGCCCCCGGTGGACAACACGGTGATGCCCTTCCGGACCGGCCCGATCGGCAAGATGCTCGTGGCCACCGGCGCGTTCGGCTTCTCGGCCGATGCCCTCCCCCACTTCGACGACCACGCCGCGATGCCGCCCGAGGCCGGTCCGACGGTGGAGTTCGGCGCGCACCTCGCCGCCACCTGCGCCGGGTGTCACCACACCCACTACGCCGGCGGCTCGTTTCCCGGGGAGCCCGGCTGGCCGCCCTCGTCCAACCTCACGCCCGCAGGGGCGATCGGGGGCTGGAGCCTCGAGGAGTTTCGCCGAGTGATGCGGGAGGGAGTCCGGCCCGACGGCACCGAAGTGGCGGTGCCGATGACGTACATTCTCGGGCTGGGCCAGGCCATGTCGGACATGGAGTTGGAGGCGATCTACCTCTTCCTCCAGTCGCTGCCGGCCACCGAGACCCCCGACTGACGCGTCACGGCGCGGGGACCCGGTTCGTTTCATGGGCATGAACGACTCGACCGTGGTCCCCGCCCTGCTCGCCGCACTGGCCTTCGGCACCGCCGGCTGCACCTCGTCCCTGTCCGGCCCCGCCGACCTCGACGAGGTGTCGATCGAGGTGCACGTGACGGGGGGGCTCGCCGGCATCGACGAACGCATCGAGATCTCCGGACGCGATCGCGTGGTGGAGACCACCTGCTCCGGTGCCTGCACGGGTGGAGACGAGGTGGCCCTCGCACTCACGGGACTGCAGTGGCAGGATCTCGTCGACGAGGTGTTCGGGTCGGGGCTGCCGCAGATGGGCGAGCGCGACTTCGGCACGGAGTGCTGCGACTTCTTCGAGGTGGAGATCACCTACGACGACGGCGATCACCGCGCGGTGGTGGCCGGAGACGCCAACACCCTGCCCGACCGACTGGCCGCCCTCGCACGGCGGCTGATGGCGCTCCGAGAGGCGACGGTGCCGGCGCTGGTGCGCCCGGGCGCTGTGCCCGGCTCGGGACCGTCGAGCCCCC contains the following coding sequences:
- a CDS encoding glycogen/starch synthase, producing the protein MSPAPLVQPSDSPSAAPVVHLCAEYWPFARTGGLAEAVRGIATYQAVTGRPTAVVMPFFRSVRDQFDDIRPTGVRASVQVGPRTETGALYELPVPEGRVRVFFVEHDDYFERGGLYGENGWDYPDNHRRFGFFCRFVSEVVLPQLAPTPFVLHAHDWHTALALVYLRTTLGDTPTARRAATVLTVHNAGYQGHFGHDVLRELGLSPSLFDWRWMEWYDKVNVLKGGIAFSDMVTTVSPSHARELCTPDGGFGLHAVFSHLGDRLVGVLNGIDQGVWDPTRDPQIAAPFSADDLAGKAQCKAWLQEALHLPVDPSIPLFGMVARVVQQKGFDIVLGSRAMGRIPAQFLFVGEGDPRYQDALARVAARHRSRVATRFEFTERREHRMIAGCDALLMPSQYEPCGLTQMRSQRYGTLPVVRSVGGLADTVDDEVNGFRFDAYTADALDEALVRATERYADKARWEGMMRTAMAHDFSWPVRVRQYDEVYRRALARAG
- a CDS encoding cupin domain-containing protein → MAVRHAADIARDPVSAGSGTERQVLIGPETGPNFALRRFIMQPGGGMPRHTNAVEHEQYVLRGRATVVIGEETFTVSADDVVYIPAGVPHSYRAEGDTPFEFLCVVPNAEDRIEILDDGA
- a CDS encoding endonuclease/exonuclease/phosphatase family protein, with protein sequence MRNRAPIVRCSGEGHRVRLAGGRRFFAAARCPRCGAPVDPWRWRRVLAGARELLRPSGERAVDRVGHGLAVGWIAVVLVATLLLWGFADVWWPATILLFGPRWVLLVPAAVLVPWALWRDRALVAPLLLALLVGAGPLVGLRSGIRALLPTGDGPTLTVASLNARGGDDLPPLTEMLADWNADVVLFQECSGPLREQILALEGDHSPVDVHAATGLCMVTRLELQQVSQMEREAFRFAGGAGLVWSYRLGWYDESLTVTNLHLETQREGLELVRQGQVAEAIAPLEEKSFLRSIELQAARRWVDGLDGPHIVAGDFNTPPESRIYRSAWSDWTNAFDARGRGLGGTRPNGWIRARIDHVLLDPGWRVVEVRVADDVGSDHLPVVARVRRR
- a CDS encoding ABC transporter permease; its protein translation is MRLHRLLLGLYPPSFRRRFGPDLLEVLRERRAEARHRGWRGGLRFWTETVIDSVRAAPDAWRQARAAGELGGGGDGNMDGVRQDLAFAVRTLARSPGFTLLAVLTLAVGIGSTSAIFGVVNSVLLRPLPYGEPDRVVTLWSSWRGFDETWLSESEAQAYASMVESFDDLAVWGGTNVNFSSADNPERVAGAMATHDLDEVFGIEMAAGRFFTEAEGLVADDGPAETIVISHEAWMRRYAGDPAIVGRSVDVNGRSREIVGVLPEGFRLPTDYGTGAVTDVYFPMGLVRDVPTSFPQGGGSHFLYGAARLRAGVTPEAARAEVHRVIDRLRTEFDAYPPELSFAPIVRTAADDIVGTLRPAVLALLGTVAFVLLIACANVANLHLTRARSRASELAVRAALGAGRRRIVRQLLTESAVLAAVGGGLGLLLAWGGIAVFRRLDPGSLPRIDEVGIDGVVVAFSLAATIGTVLLFGLVPAIQAARPGIRDRMDGRSGGGTSRWQGALVAFEMALAVILVIGAGLMVRTFDRLASIDTGFDGSRVLSLAVSLPGTTYPTPEDALAFHREAMRSIGELAGVERVAAARILPLASQIGDWGLALEAYDPAPGLPMNGDWQIAAPGYFEIMDIPLVAGRGFEEGDDETAAGVVVVNEAFVRHFWPDGRDPIGRRVAMRTGADEPAWMTVVGVAGDVTHNGLTAEIKRKFYVPLAQWSVASGGGRPNSLRYVIRTASDPAAMAAPVRDLVRRLDPTLAVAEVRTIDDIKAAAVSQPRFTVLLMGVFSLVALLLAAIGIYGVVAFGVTRRVREIGVRMALGARGGEVVALLLRQGAVMVAVGLAVGVGGALVLSRFLASLLYEVPPSDPVTYLTVVAGFAVIATVATWIPARRAARIDAVRALRAD
- a CDS encoding PadR family transcriptional regulator, coding for MSDAALDPVLPLSRSLLHLLMALQEGERHGYAVMKWVEDHTDGVVRMGPGTLYTTIQRAETLGLIVESDERAPSEEDQRQRKYYDLTPLGLSALRAEVERWGAFVDRARATLSRGG
- a CDS encoding M20/M25/M40 family metallo-hydrolase, with protein sequence MKNLAAIPLALALALFTPSPGTGQLTSTEQRLVEAVEANQPEAIALLETIVNINSGTLNAAGQRAVYDVLAPRFEALGFEVEYVVPAVENRGGHLVARRAGDRGRHLLLIGHLDTVFEEDSPFQRWEMLDDSIARGPGAADMKGGDVVIWSALEAMHAAGTLDGAAITVVMTGDEERPGSPVAEARRALVEAGVEADVALGFEGGTPGLGVIARRSSSSWKLEITATTAHSSGVFSDFVGAGAIYEAARILEDFYSEIRGEENLTFNASTIVGGTEAEWDDVTARGSAFGKTNVVPPVAIVTGDIRTITDEQLERTREKMRQIVARSLPGTSARITFGEGYPSMPPTQANRDLLEVLSGVSVDLGEGPVEAFDPGRRGAADISFVASVIDAGLDGLGPDGRGSHTVDESVDLRSLEAAAKRAAVLMTRLTSN
- a CDS encoding NUDIX domain-containing protein, with amino-acid sequence MTSSTPPGHTPPRSIVPVVAAVVEREGRYLVGRRPAHKRHGDLWEFPGGKLEPDESWASGASRELDEELGVVVASLGATLFERRDAGSPYVIRFVETEIRGTPRPLEHSEVGWFTLDELEAMPLAPSDAAFVRHRRARAGST
- a CDS encoding c-type cytochrome: MKTVLRIVAGLALLLLVVVVGGYLWASRATASTLARTIDTHAVDFPIPWPDVGPGGELGDSAAASVDPRQAALERGAHLVRARYPCADCHGENLGGGVMMDAMPVAQAFGPNLTLGEGGVTRDYGPSDWDRAVRHGVGTDGRPLAMPAVEFRSMSDQELADIVTYIRSLPPVDNTVMPFRTGPIGKMLVATGAFGFSADALPHFDDHAAMPPEAGPTVEFGAHLAATCAGCHHTHYAGGSFPGEPGWPPSSNLTPAGAIGGWSLEEFRRVMREGVRPDGTEVAVPMTYILGLGQAMSDMELEAIYLFLQSLPATETPD